GGAATCCAGTTCCGAGAGGCACTCGACCCCGTTTACGGTCGGGTCCTCGGCCAGCGCCTCCTCGAAGCGATCGAACTCCTCGGTACGGACCCAGACGAAGGGGATGAGTCGTCCCTCGCTGTGGGCCGCGACGCGCTCGATCTCGAACTGGACGGTGGGCACGGCGGCCAGCGTGTCCCGGAGCGCGAACTCCGCGGCGGGGACGGTGAGTTCAGCGATCGTTCCCATGCGTTGTCCAAAACTGCTGACGGGATAAGGGTGTGTAAATGCCAATCCCCCAAGAGGTACGAGAGAAGGGGCGACAACAGGCAGTATATGTGCGTCGGGGCCTCACCCCCGGGCATGACCACGCGATCGGACCCGATCCGGCTGGCGACGCGCGGATCGGACCTCGCGCTCGCCCAGGCCGAATCGGTCAAGCGGGCGCTCTCGGGGCGTCGCCGTGAGGTCGAGCTCGTGACGGTGGAGACGACCGGCGACCGGATCGACGACGAACTCATCCACCGGCTGGGCAAGACCGGCGCGTTCGTCCACAGCCTCGACGAGAAAGTACTCGCGGGGGACGTCGAGGGCGCGATCCACTCGATGAAGGACATGCCCACTGAGGAGTCCCAACTCGTCGTCGCGGCCGTCCCCGAACGCGCCACCGCGGGCGACCGCCTCGTGACCCCCGACGGAAAACCCCTCGCGGAGCTTCCCGAGGGCGCGACGGTCGGCACCGGCAGCCTCCGACGGGGGGCCCAGTTGCTCGCACAGCGCCCGGATCTGACGGTCGAGCCGCTGCGAGGCAACGTCGATACCCGGGTCGAGAAGCTGCTCTCGAAGTCGCTCAACGAGGAGTACGACCGGCGGGTCGCCGCCGACGAGCAGCGAAAGGCGAACACCGACGACGACTTCGAGCCGGAGTTCGACCGCCGTCCCGAAGAGTGGATCGAGGGACTCTCAGAACGCGAGCGCCAGGCGTTCGAGCGCAGCGAGTCGTTCGACGCGATCGTGCTCGCCGCGGCCGGACTGGAGCGCTCGGGGCTAGATCGTGAGATCCCCACGTCGGACCTGCCCACGGAGTCGTTCGTGCCCGCGGCGGGCCAGGGGGCGCTGGCGGTGACGATGGCCGACGGCGACCTCGCCCGCGAGGTCAACGAGGCGCTCGACCACCCCCGGAGTCGCGTCGAGACGACCGTCGAGCGCACGGTCCTGGCGACGCTTGGCGGGGGCTGTGTCGCCCCGATCGGGATCCACGCCGTGATCCAGGGCGAACACGTCCGTACGCGGGTGCAGGTGCTCGCTCGCGGTGGCGAGCCGACGATCTCGGTGACGCGTGACCTGCCCGTCAAGCGCCACGCCGAGGCCGCCCGCGAACTGGCCGAGGAGCTCGCAGACCGGGGTGCCAGCGAGTTGATCGAGGAGGCCAAACGCGAAGCGACCGAAGAGGAGATCGACACCGAACGAACTGACGGCGAGGAGACGGGAGACGGAAAATGACGGGCACGGTCTATTTGGTCGGGAGCGGCCCCGGCGATCCCGAACTCCTGACGGTGAAGGCCCGACGGCTGATCGAAGAGGCCGATATCGTTCTCCACGATAAGCTCCCCGG
The DNA window shown above is from Halalkalicoccus jeotgali B3 and carries:
- the hemC gene encoding hydroxymethylbilane synthase codes for the protein MTTRSDPIRLATRGSDLALAQAESVKRALSGRRREVELVTVETTGDRIDDELIHRLGKTGAFVHSLDEKVLAGDVEGAIHSMKDMPTEESQLVVAAVPERATAGDRLVTPDGKPLAELPEGATVGTGSLRRGAQLLAQRPDLTVEPLRGNVDTRVEKLLSKSLNEEYDRRVAADEQRKANTDDDFEPEFDRRPEEWIEGLSERERQAFERSESFDAIVLAAAGLERSGLDREIPTSDLPTESFVPAAGQGALAVTMADGDLAREVNEALDHPRSRVETTVERTVLATLGGGCVAPIGIHAVIQGEHVRTRVQVLARGGEPTISVTRDLPVKRHAEAARELAEELADRGASELIEEAKREATEEEIDTERTDGEETGDGK